One stretch of Actinacidiphila sp. DG2A-62 DNA includes these proteins:
- a CDS encoding putative T7SS-secreted protein produces the protein MGRPTDWHVLDLDRDPVPGDPYEVKELARKLGAFADDVATALRSVRGLGGDTVIQSWAGLSGDAYREQFGDLPGELDKLERSYRLASGALDNYWPQLETAQADADRALAQGRQARADLDTATSQLNNADAWVKRAQDKSKQPREPAGLDRARRRHDRLHV, from the coding sequence ATGGGCAGGCCCACGGACTGGCACGTGCTGGACCTTGACCGTGATCCCGTGCCCGGTGATCCGTACGAGGTCAAGGAACTCGCCCGCAAGCTCGGCGCGTTCGCCGACGACGTGGCCACCGCCCTGCGGTCGGTACGCGGCCTGGGCGGGGACACCGTCATCCAGTCCTGGGCCGGACTGTCCGGCGACGCCTACCGCGAACAGTTCGGCGACCTGCCCGGCGAACTCGACAAGCTGGAACGCTCCTACCGCCTCGCCTCCGGCGCCCTCGACAACTACTGGCCGCAGTTGGAGACCGCGCAGGCCGACGCCGACCGGGCCCTGGCCCAGGGCCGCCAGGCCCGCGCCGACCTGGACACCGCCACCTCCCAGCTGAACAACGCCGACGCCTGGGTCAAACGCGCCCAGGACAAGTCGAAGCAGCCGCGGGAACCTGCTGGCCTCGACCGAGCCCGGCGGCGGCACGACCGGCTACACGTATGA
- a CDS encoding RHS repeat-associated core domain-containing protein — protein sequence MGGTTLVGWTSEGLPAWSQGPDGARESWTYDDDGNPEEYVGPTGAVTRTATAGFGLPAFRSSPEAGTVRYTYDTEMRLVAVTDAEGATWTYTYDAAGRLIAERDFNGRTVRYVHDAAGRLVERINGAGQHVRYTRDELGRVVVSSTDEATATFAYDAANRLVRAVNQDAELTFARDESGRIVAETVNGRAVGSVYDLLGRRVRRTTPGGVTSDWEFDAADRLVALRVEDRALAFSHDVAGHEVRLVLGPFADVRRGWNDAHRLVAEHWTTATGSSRRGWEYDQAGSVLRTTSDLGDVSAERLFELDSAGRIRGVHDPERPEAREDYAYAPRGSVVEGAVEDPAAHGGQGDTGRTYHGTLLTRAGRTRYTYDGQGRVVGKVRSLLSGGRKVWAYTWDAHDRLVGLRTPDGTRWRYLYDPLGRRIAKVRLTADGEVADRTDFVWDGAKPAEESEIRTDGTTRIRTWEWQPGAARPLAQTDTVRSVPPPRAGSDEAVEPLADTASQGAIDRRFYAIVSDLVGMPTHLVDEDGQIVWHGDFTVWGQPRGVDGEFAVDCPLRFPGQYSDAESGLHYNYLRYYDPETARYQSPDPLGLAPSDDPHGYVANPLTWSDPLGLAACEIFYRVMSAREFEGLGPMGEISVKGTENFSHRRWTTSPVSPPNSPGVADATRRSTPIS from the coding sequence ATGGGCGGAACGACCCTTGTCGGCTGGACGTCGGAGGGCCTGCCCGCCTGGTCCCAGGGACCCGACGGCGCACGCGAGTCGTGGACCTACGACGACGACGGCAACCCCGAGGAGTACGTCGGCCCCACAGGCGCCGTCACACGCACCGCCACCGCTGGGTTCGGTCTGCCGGCGTTCCGCAGCAGCCCCGAGGCGGGGACAGTCCGATATACGTACGACACCGAGATGCGGCTGGTCGCCGTAACAGACGCAGAGGGCGCGACGTGGACGTACACCTACGACGCCGCGGGGCGTTTGATCGCCGAGAGGGACTTCAACGGCCGCACGGTGAGATACGTCCACGATGCCGCCGGGCGCCTTGTCGAGCGGATCAACGGCGCGGGGCAGCACGTTCGGTACACGCGTGACGAACTGGGCAGAGTCGTCGTCAGTAGCACGGACGAGGCCACCGCGACGTTCGCCTACGACGCGGCGAACCGTCTGGTGCGGGCGGTCAACCAGGATGCCGAACTCACCTTCGCGCGCGACGAGTCCGGCAGAATCGTCGCCGAGACCGTCAACGGCCGTGCGGTCGGCAGCGTCTACGACCTGCTGGGACGGCGGGTCCGGCGCACCACTCCGGGTGGCGTCACCAGTGACTGGGAGTTCGACGCAGCCGATCGGCTGGTGGCTCTGCGGGTGGAGGATCGAGCCCTCGCGTTTTCCCACGACGTCGCCGGGCACGAAGTGAGGCTGGTCCTCGGCCCGTTCGCCGATGTGCGCCGCGGATGGAACGACGCGCACCGGCTCGTCGCCGAGCACTGGACGACCGCGACCGGTTCCAGCCGGCGCGGTTGGGAGTACGACCAGGCGGGCTCCGTGCTGCGCACCACCTCCGACCTCGGCGACGTGAGTGCGGAGCGGCTGTTCGAACTGGACTCCGCGGGGCGGATCCGGGGCGTCCACGACCCGGAGCGCCCCGAGGCGCGCGAGGACTACGCGTACGCACCGCGCGGATCAGTAGTGGAGGGTGCTGTCGAGGACCCGGCCGCCCACGGCGGTCAGGGCGACACCGGTCGGACCTACCATGGCACGCTGCTCACTCGGGCCGGGCGGACCCGCTACACGTACGACGGACAGGGACGGGTCGTCGGCAAGGTCCGGTCGCTGCTGTCAGGCGGGCGCAAGGTCTGGGCGTACACGTGGGACGCCCACGACCGTCTCGTCGGACTGCGGACGCCGGACGGCACCCGTTGGCGCTACCTGTACGACCCGTTGGGGCGCCGGATCGCCAAGGTGCGGCTCACGGCGGACGGGGAGGTCGCCGATCGCACCGACTTCGTCTGGGACGGCGCCAAACCGGCCGAAGAGAGCGAAATCCGCACGGACGGAACCACGCGCATACGCACCTGGGAGTGGCAGCCGGGGGCCGCCCGGCCCTTGGCGCAGACGGACACCGTACGGTCTGTACCTCCGCCACGTGCGGGGTCCGACGAGGCTGTCGAGCCGCTCGCCGACACAGCGAGCCAAGGCGCCATCGACCGGCGCTTCTACGCCATCGTCAGCGATCTGGTCGGTATGCCCACCCACCTGGTCGACGAGGACGGCCAGATCGTCTGGCACGGCGACTTCACCGTGTGGGGCCAACCGCGCGGTGTCGACGGAGAGTTCGCCGTCGACTGCCCCCTGCGCTTCCCCGGGCAGTACAGCGACGCGGAGAGCGGCCTCCACTACAACTACCTGCGGTACTACGATCCGGAAACCGCGCGTTACCAGTCGCCCGACCCCTTGGGTCTGGCCCCGTCCGACGACCCGCACGGCTACGTGGCCAACCCCCTCACCTGGTCCGACCCGTTGGGGCTGGCCGCGTGTGAGATCTTCTACCGGGTGATGTCCGCGAGGGAGTTCGAGGGTCTCGGCCCGATGGGCGAGATCAGCGTCAAAGGCACCGAGAACTTCTCACACAGGAGGTGGACTACGTCACCGGTATCGCCGCCAAATTCGCCCGGCGTGGCGGACGCAACGCGCAGAAGTACACCCATCTCGTGA
- the uppS gene encoding polyprenyl diphosphate synthase, protein MRAVPRHVACVMDGNGRWAQQRSLPRTAGHRAAETAVIDVIEAARAAGVEWLSLYAFSTENWNRPGTEVDYLMRLVRRVVRKHAPLLLARGIRCRFLGAADPRIPRALAQDFDDLTTLTADNQGMTLTVAFDHGGRRDIVEAARSLILSGVPADEVTERLFADHLPFPDTPDVDLVIRTSGEQRISNFMLWQVAYAEWVFPDVLWPDFRAPDFLTCLHTYRHRDRRFGGVPPQTNGDPS, encoded by the coding sequence CTGCGTGCGGTGCCGCGGCACGTGGCGTGCGTGATGGACGGCAACGGCCGTTGGGCGCAGCAGCGTTCGCTGCCACGAACGGCGGGCCATCGAGCTGCCGAAACCGCCGTCATCGACGTCATCGAGGCGGCCCGGGCGGCCGGAGTCGAGTGGCTCAGCCTGTACGCCTTCTCCACCGAGAACTGGAACCGTCCCGGCACCGAGGTCGACTACCTGATGCGCCTGGTCCGCCGGGTCGTGCGCAAGCACGCGCCGCTGCTGCTCGCCCGCGGCATCCGCTGCCGCTTCCTCGGGGCCGCGGACCCGCGGATCCCCCGTGCACTGGCCCAGGACTTCGACGATCTGACGACGCTGACCGCAGACAACCAGGGGATGACGCTCACCGTCGCCTTCGACCACGGCGGACGCCGCGACATCGTCGAGGCCGCCAGGTCGCTGATCCTCAGCGGGGTACCCGCCGACGAGGTGACCGAGCGACTCTTCGCGGACCACCTGCCGTTCCCCGACACCCCCGACGTCGACCTCGTCATCCGCACCTCCGGCGAACAGCGCATCTCCAACTTCATGCTCTGGCAGGTCGCCTACGCCGAGTGGGTCTTCCCCGACGTGCTCTGGCCGGACTTCCGGGCCCCTGACTTCCTCACCTGCCTGCACACCTACCGGCACCGTGACCGCCGCTTCGGCGGCGTGCCGCCCCAGACGAACGGAGACCCGTCATGA
- a CDS encoding oxygenase MpaB family protein: MTTGTTGTADQAPLFGPESQFRAFFDDPRWALALIRATVLEAAHPQIGAALADNSTFVAHPWRRLRNTFLSMRRMFDADPAVREREAARLNRLHARMSGSDSRGRAYDAMDRATRAWVVATLYESAVTMCRLSGQPLDQDTMERMYAEYRSFLAALDGDAGELPEDLNDFWRYFDRVVEDELENTEAARIILYRLFDHLPAPARLDGAPTLWAAGRAVVGPLLGAITVASLPESYRRKSGLPVMPGAPTLMQGAYLAAGLTRFLPEGWINAETIIQTLSLKPDSDDPRARTATALRARMKRASALFRLLTPLSADPGADPAPAASAATGEGGRSAEDFFRQVLDQTGDGHLDWPDLAAMARELATRLDLDEPEETRLYDAFAAWWRELQTALDTDGDGRVSADEYAAAVPSLAGPALIRVAEVLFDVTDKDGSGTITADEHRALFRTAFHRDLATADGAYGRSAFVGDFLSFMSGRRRNTAYDPLLGDA, from the coding sequence ATGACGACTGGAACCACGGGAACGGCCGACCAGGCACCCCTGTTCGGCCCGGAATCGCAGTTCCGCGCCTTCTTCGACGACCCGCGCTGGGCGCTGGCCCTGATCCGCGCCACCGTGCTGGAGGCCGCCCACCCGCAGATCGGCGCCGCCCTCGCCGACAACTCCACCTTCGTCGCCCACCCCTGGCGTCGGCTGCGCAACACCTTCCTCAGCATGCGGCGCATGTTCGACGCCGACCCGGCGGTACGGGAACGAGAGGCCGCCCGGCTCAACAGGCTGCACGCCCGCATGAGCGGCTCCGACTCCCGCGGCCGCGCCTACGACGCCATGGACCGTGCGACCCGCGCCTGGGTGGTCGCCACCCTCTACGAGAGCGCCGTCACCATGTGCCGGCTGAGCGGTCAGCCGCTCGACCAGGACACCATGGAGCGCATGTACGCCGAGTACCGCTCCTTCCTCGCCGCGCTCGACGGCGACGCCGGGGAACTCCCCGAGGATCTGAACGACTTCTGGCGGTACTTCGACAGGGTCGTCGAGGACGAACTGGAGAACACCGAGGCAGCCCGCATCATCCTCTACCGGCTCTTCGACCACCTGCCCGCCCCGGCACGGCTCGACGGCGCACCGACGCTGTGGGCGGCCGGCCGGGCCGTGGTCGGGCCGCTCCTCGGCGCGATCACCGTCGCCTCGCTCCCCGAGTCCTACCGGCGCAAGTCCGGCCTGCCCGTGATGCCCGGCGCCCCGACCCTCATGCAGGGCGCCTACCTCGCCGCCGGGCTCACCCGCTTCCTGCCCGAGGGCTGGATCAATGCCGAGACCATCATCCAGACCCTCTCCCTCAAGCCCGACAGCGACGACCCCCGCGCCCGGACCGCCACTGCGCTGCGCGCCCGCATGAAGCGGGCATCGGCCCTGTTCCGCCTCCTCACACCGCTGAGCGCTGACCCGGGCGCCGACCCGGCGCCGGCTGCCTCGGCGGCCACGGGAGAGGGCGGGCGCTCGGCGGAGGACTTCTTCCGCCAGGTGCTGGACCAGACCGGAGACGGCCACCTCGACTGGCCTGACCTCGCGGCCATGGCACGCGAACTGGCCACCCGCCTCGACCTGGACGAACCCGAGGAGACCCGGCTCTACGACGCCTTCGCCGCCTGGTGGCGCGAGCTCCAGACCGCCCTCGACACGGACGGCGACGGCCGTGTCAGCGCCGACGAGTACGCCGCCGCCGTCCCCTCGCTCGCGGGTCCCGCGCTCATCCGCGTCGCCGAGGTGCTCTTCGACGTCACCGACAAGGACGGCAGCGGGACCATCACCGCGGACGAACACCGGGCGCTCTTCCGCACCGCCTTCCACCGCGACCTCGCCACCGCCGACGGCGCCTACGGCCGCAGCGCCTTCGTGGGCGACTTCCTCTCCTTCATGTCCGGCCGCCGCAGGAACACCGCGTACGACCCCCTTCTCGGCGACGCCTGA